One genomic window of Deltaproteobacteria bacterium PRO3 includes the following:
- the rfbF gene encoding glucose-1-phosphate cytidylyltransferase: MKAVILAGGRGSRLGEETKLRPKPMVEIGGMPILWHIMKIFDHFGFREFIICHGLQGYVIKEFFGNYSLHISDGVFRLGSGSYRPAQPPSEAWKVQVLDTGIDTMTGGRLKRIQRFLEDGDFCMTYGDGLANIDITKLIKFHKDQGTLATVTAVRPPARFGALSLNGDKVAAFEEHSVGESGWINGGFFILSPRVLDYIDGDDISWEVDPMARLVREGQLSAYRHEGFWMPMDTPRDKAKLESLWASGRAPWKVWP, translated from the coding sequence ATGAAGGCAGTTATTTTGGCGGGCGGCAGAGGATCTAGGTTAGGAGAGGAGACCAAGCTTCGACCCAAGCCGATGGTCGAGATCGGCGGTATGCCCATTCTTTGGCATATCATGAAGATATTCGACCATTTCGGCTTTCGCGAATTTATAATCTGCCACGGGCTCCAGGGCTACGTGATTAAGGAGTTTTTTGGGAATTATTCCCTGCATATTTCCGACGGGGTTTTCCGACTGGGCTCAGGTTCGTACCGACCCGCCCAGCCTCCGTCGGAAGCCTGGAAAGTCCAGGTATTGGATACCGGCATTGATACGATGACCGGGGGCCGTTTAAAGCGAATTCAAAGGTTTCTGGAAGATGGCGATTTTTGTATGACCTACGGTGATGGTTTGGCGAATATTGACATTACTAAGTTGATTAAATTTCACAAAGATCAAGGGACCCTTGCAACCGTGACGGCGGTCAGGCCCCCGGCTAGATTCGGCGCTTTAAGTCTCAACGGAGACAAAGTTGCCGCTTTCGAGGAGCATTCCGTAGGCGAGTCTGGATGGATCAACGGGGGGTTTTTCATCCTTTCGCCTCGGGTCCTGGATTACATCGACGGAGACGATATCTCCTGGGAAGTCGACCCGATGGCCCGGCTGGTCCGCGAGGGACAGCTCTCGGCTTATCGGCACGAGGGGTTTTGGATGCCCATGGATACCCCTCGGGATAAAGCGAAGCTCGAATCCCTATGGGCGTCCGGACGGGCGCCCTGGAAGGTATGGCCATGA
- a CDS encoding holo-ACP synthase has protein sequence MSAETRDPSEKEGIRRALAEALGTVAGGALGLGVDVQLISEINSDNPNFLERNFTPAEIAYCRAAPDPRASFAGRWAAKEAVVKAKMNVRPEGKNYTRGGGAPLIEIEILPGNSGAPTVIQHGRALENAREIGIAEIKVSISHSGDYVAAVAIVRMKPS, from the coding sequence ATGTCCGCGGAAACTCGTGACCCATCAGAAAAAGAAGGGATCCGTCGGGCCTTGGCAGAGGCCCTGGGCACCGTCGCCGGCGGGGCTTTAGGGCTAGGCGTCGACGTCCAGCTGATCTCCGAGATCAACAGCGACAACCCCAACTTCCTCGAGCGCAACTTTACGCCCGCCGAGATCGCCTATTGCCGCGCGGCGCCGGACCCGCGCGCCAGCTTCGCGGGGCGCTGGGCCGCGAAGGAGGCCGTGGTGAAGGCCAAGATGAACGTGAGGCCGGAGGGGAAGAACTACACTCGCGGTGGCGGGGCGCCCTTGATCGAGATTGAGATCCTGCCGGGAAATTCCGGGGCGCCGACGGTGATCCAGCACGGCCGGGCCTTGGAAAACGCGCGGGAGATCGGGATCGCCGAGATCAAGGTGAGCATCAGCCATAGCGGGGATTATGTGGCGGCGGTGGCGATTGTTAGGATGAAGCCCTCCTAG